One window from the genome of Rhodococcus sp. ABRD24 encodes:
- the kdpA gene encoding potassium-transporting ATPase subunit KdpA, translated as MSPVIAGIAFTGSLVFVLVVVHKPLGDYMYRVYSGSRHSRVERTIYRLIGADPAAKQAWPAYARSVLAFAAVSTLFLFAFLLLQQRLPLHLPQSGTEMTPDLAWNTAISFVTNTNWQAYAGESTMGHLAQMSGLAVQNFSSAAVGLAVSMALVRGFAGQRTGELGNFWVDLVRGVLRILLPIAFVAAVVMVAGGAIQNFRVHDQVVDTVAGAQQTIPGGPVASQQAVALLGTNGGGFFNANAAHPFENPTAWTNWIAVLLLMMIAFSLPRTFGRMVGSKRQGYAITAVMAILAVMSVTITTLVQLQQHGTAPTAVAAATEGVEQRFGVADSATFATATTLTSTGATNSAHDSYTSLGGMMTMFNMQLGEVAPGGAGSGLYGMLILAVITVFIAGLMVGRTPEYLSKKITPREIKLAAAYFLVTPLIILVGTAVAMALPGARDAMLNTGPHGLSEVLYAFTSAANNNGSAFAGLSANTEWYNTALGLAMAFGRFLPIILVLALAGALAEQGSTPVSVGTLPTYRPQFVGMVAGVTLILVALTFLPVLALGPLAEGIH; from the coding sequence ATGAGTCCCGTCATCGCTGGAATCGCGTTCACCGGATCCCTTGTTTTCGTGCTCGTAGTCGTTCATAAACCGTTGGGCGACTACATGTATCGCGTCTACAGCGGGTCCCGTCACTCGCGCGTCGAACGGACGATCTATCGGCTGATCGGTGCCGATCCGGCAGCCAAACAGGCGTGGCCGGCATACGCGCGAAGCGTCCTGGCCTTTGCGGCGGTGAGTACCCTGTTCCTGTTCGCCTTCCTGCTGCTGCAACAGCGTCTGCCGTTGCACCTGCCCCAGTCCGGTACCGAGATGACGCCGGACCTTGCCTGGAACACCGCGATCAGCTTCGTGACGAACACGAACTGGCAAGCGTATGCAGGCGAGTCCACGATGGGTCATCTGGCGCAGATGTCGGGGCTGGCTGTGCAGAACTTCTCGTCCGCCGCCGTCGGCCTGGCCGTGTCGATGGCCCTGGTGCGTGGCTTCGCCGGTCAACGCACCGGTGAGCTCGGAAACTTCTGGGTCGACCTGGTGCGCGGTGTGCTGCGCATCCTGCTGCCGATCGCGTTCGTCGCGGCCGTTGTCATGGTGGCGGGCGGGGCCATCCAGAATTTTCGCGTGCACGACCAGGTGGTCGATACCGTCGCCGGCGCCCAGCAGACCATCCCGGGTGGCCCGGTCGCCAGCCAGCAGGCGGTTGCGCTGCTCGGGACCAACGGCGGTGGCTTCTTCAACGCCAATGCCGCGCATCCGTTCGAGAACCCGACAGCCTGGACCAACTGGATCGCAGTACTTCTGCTGATGATGATCGCCTTCTCCCTGCCCCGCACGTTCGGCCGCATGGTTGGCAGCAAGAGACAGGGATACGCAATCACGGCGGTCATGGCGATCCTGGCGGTCATGAGTGTCACGATCACCACACTCGTCCAGCTTCAGCAGCACGGCACCGCGCCGACCGCCGTTGCGGCGGCGACCGAAGGCGTCGAACAGCGGTTCGGGGTGGCGGATTCGGCAACCTTTGCGACTGCGACGACGCTGACGTCGACCGGCGCCACCAACTCCGCACACGACTCCTACACGAGCCTGGGCGGGATGATGACAATGTTCAACATGCAACTCGGTGAGGTCGCCCCGGGAGGGGCGGGATCCGGCTTGTACGGCATGCTCATTCTCGCGGTCATCACGGTGTTCATCGCCGGACTCATGGTCGGCAGAACGCCGGAGTACCTGTCGAAGAAGATCACCCCGCGTGAGATCAAGCTCGCTGCGGCTTACTTCCTCGTGACCCCGCTGATCATCCTGGTCGGGACCGCAGTTGCGATGGCGCTTCCGGGTGCGCGGGACGCGATGCTCAACACGGGACCGCATGGGCTGTCGGAGGTGCTCTATGCCTTCACATCCGCCGCGAACAACAACGGGTCCGCGTTCGCCGGACTTTCCGCGAACACCGAGTGGTACAACACTGCACTCGGCCTCGCGATGGCGTTCGGGCGATTCCTGCCGATCATCCTGGTACTCGCTTTGGCGGGCGCGCTGGCCGAGCAGGGCTCCACACCTGTCTCGGTGGGCACGCTGCCGACGTACCGGCCACAATTCGTCGGCATGGTTGCGGGGGTGACGCTGATCCTGGTGGCCTTGACATTCCTGCCGGTTCTCGCGCTCGGCCCACTGGCGGAGGGAATTCACTGA
- the kdpB gene encoding potassium-transporting ATPase subunit KdpB, whose product MSADPSAATSGTSTPAKPGRVRGGLLEPRMVLASLPGAVRKLDPRTLWHNPVMFIVEIGAIWSTVLAVRDSSWFAWSVVFWLWFTVVAANLAEAVAEGRGKAQADTLRRAKTDAVARRLEGWHSGATDVAEDEVSATQLQRGDIVVVEAGDIIPGDGDVVEGIASVDESAITGESAPVIRESGGDRSAVTGGTYVLSDRIVVRITQSPGQSFMDRMIALVEGANRQKTPNEIALDILLAALTLIFVFAVATLQPLAIYSKADNPGVPDTAALGVDGVSGIVMVSLLVCLIPTTIGALLSAIGIAGMDRLVQRNVLAMSGRAVEAAGDVNTLLLDKTGTITLGNRQASDFQPVPGVTADELADAAQMSSLADETPEGRSIVVYAKRVHGLRERAEGELAHANWVEFSAQTRMSGVDLGDGHQLRKGAAGAVVDWVRARDGTVPEQLGQIVEEISASGGTPLVVGEVIDGRARVLGAIHLKDVVKQGMRERFDAMRRMGIRTVMITGDNPLTAKAIAEEAGVDDFLAEATPEDKLELIKREQATGNLVAMTGDGTNDAPALAQADVGVAMNTGTSAAKEAGNMVDLDSDPTKLIEIVEIGKQLLITRGALTTFSIANDIAKYFAIIPALFVGLFPGLGLLNVMRLHSPQSAILSAVIFNATIIVALIPLSLRGVRYRPSNASALLSRNLYVYGLGGVIAPFAGIKLIDLVVQLLPGMS is encoded by the coding sequence ATGTCAGCCGATCCCTCCGCGGCCACCTCCGGTACCTCGACCCCGGCCAAGCCGGGGCGGGTTCGAGGCGGTCTCCTGGAGCCGCGGATGGTGCTTGCATCCCTGCCTGGCGCCGTACGTAAGCTCGACCCCCGCACGCTGTGGCACAACCCGGTCATGTTCATAGTCGAGATCGGGGCGATCTGGAGTACCGTTCTGGCCGTACGGGATTCATCATGGTTTGCCTGGTCCGTCGTGTTCTGGTTGTGGTTCACGGTAGTCGCGGCAAACCTGGCCGAAGCGGTTGCCGAGGGCCGGGGCAAGGCCCAGGCCGACACGCTCCGCAGGGCCAAGACCGATGCGGTCGCTCGCCGGCTCGAGGGGTGGCACAGTGGGGCAACAGATGTTGCCGAGGACGAGGTTTCCGCGACGCAACTCCAGCGAGGCGACATCGTTGTCGTCGAGGCGGGCGACATCATCCCCGGTGACGGCGACGTAGTCGAAGGTATCGCGTCGGTGGACGAATCGGCGATCACGGGCGAATCGGCCCCTGTCATAAGGGAATCCGGCGGCGACCGATCGGCGGTCACCGGTGGGACGTATGTGCTCTCCGACCGGATCGTCGTCAGGATCACCCAGAGCCCTGGCCAGAGCTTCATGGACCGAATGATCGCACTGGTGGAGGGCGCGAATCGGCAGAAGACCCCCAACGAGATTGCGCTCGACATCCTACTGGCGGCGTTGACACTCATATTCGTGTTCGCGGTGGCGACGCTGCAGCCGCTGGCGATCTATTCCAAGGCGGACAATCCCGGTGTGCCCGATACCGCGGCATTGGGCGTCGACGGGGTGAGTGGCATCGTCATGGTGTCGTTGCTCGTATGCCTGATCCCGACGACGATCGGAGCTCTGCTGTCCGCCATCGGCATTGCGGGCATGGATCGGCTGGTGCAGCGCAACGTGCTGGCCATGTCCGGCCGGGCGGTCGAAGCGGCGGGCGATGTCAACACGCTGCTGCTGGACAAGACCGGCACGATCACGCTCGGGAACCGGCAGGCTTCGGATTTCCAGCCGGTGCCTGGAGTCACCGCCGATGAACTCGCGGATGCGGCGCAGATGTCCAGCCTCGCCGACGAAACCCCGGAGGGCCGATCGATCGTGGTGTATGCGAAGCGGGTGCACGGTCTGCGTGAACGCGCGGAAGGCGAGCTCGCGCATGCGAACTGGGTCGAGTTCTCCGCACAGACGCGCATGTCGGGTGTCGATCTCGGTGACGGACATCAGCTACGGAAGGGGGCTGCCGGTGCGGTCGTGGACTGGGTTCGCGCTCGCGACGGCACCGTGCCCGAACAACTCGGGCAGATCGTCGAGGAGATCTCGGCGTCAGGCGGAACGCCGCTCGTCGTCGGCGAGGTGATCGACGGCCGCGCCAGGGTTCTGGGCGCGATCCACCTCAAGGATGTGGTCAAACAGGGCATGAGAGAACGTTTCGACGCGATGCGGCGCATGGGGATCCGTACGGTGATGATCACCGGGGACAATCCGCTGACCGCGAAGGCGATCGCGGAGGAGGCGGGCGTCGACGATTTTCTCGCCGAGGCGACCCCGGAGGACAAGCTGGAGCTGATCAAACGCGAACAGGCGACAGGCAACCTGGTCGCAATGACCGGGGACGGGACGAATGACGCTCCCGCGCTCGCACAGGCCGATGTCGGTGTCGCGATGAACACCGGGACCTCGGCAGCGAAGGAGGCCGGCAACATGGTCGATCTGGACTCCGACCCGACGAAGCTCATCGAGATCGTGGAGATCGGTAAGCAGCTTCTCATCACCCGCGGGGCCCTGACGACCTTTTCGATCGCCAACGACATCGCGAAGTATTTCGCGATCATCCCGGCACTGTTCGTGGGGCTGTTTCCGGGCCTCGGCCTCCTCAATGTCATGCGCCTGCACAGCCCGCAATCGGCGATCCTCTCCGCCGTCATCTTCAACGCGACCATCATTGTGGCGCTGATCCCGTTGTCGCTTCGCGGTGTCAGATACCGCCCGAGCAATGCCTCCGCGCTGCTCAGCCGCAACCTCTATGTCTATGGGCTCGGGGGCGTCATCGCACCGTTTGCCGGGATCAAGCTGATAGACCTCGTCGTTCAGCTGCTGCCGGGGATGTCCTGA
- a CDS encoding potassium-transporting ATPase subunit C: MRLPTWIRTHLAAVRALLVLTVITGLAYPLAVWAVAMLPGLHDKANGSIVESGGRPVASALIGQQFVDSDGKPLAQYFQGRPSAAGIGYDALASGASNLGPESVRDTPADPALLAQGRSPHDAGFRASLLSTVCAESLVVGRREGVDGSRPFCTPDGVGAVLSVIGPRDSEGNVVDPDRVVSINESCSVDPARPTTPFIREYEGVSVECAEFGADYSNGRLVPIRGDAPRHPAVPADAVTSSGSGLDPHISPQYADLQAARVAAARGIGVDQVDRLIADNRQGRTLGFIGEPRVNVVELNIELDAAYPVPR; encoded by the coding sequence ATGCGCCTGCCGACTTGGATACGGACACATCTCGCGGCGGTGCGGGCGCTGCTGGTGTTGACCGTGATCACCGGACTCGCCTACCCGCTGGCGGTCTGGGCGGTGGCGATGCTGCCTGGCCTGCACGACAAGGCGAACGGTTCGATCGTCGAGTCCGGCGGACGCCCGGTGGCCAGTGCGCTCATCGGTCAGCAGTTCGTCGATTCGGACGGCAAGCCGCTCGCGCAGTACTTCCAGGGCCGACCGTCGGCGGCCGGAATCGGTTACGACGCGCTGGCGTCGGGCGCGAGCAACCTCGGCCCTGAGAGCGTCCGGGACACCCCGGCCGATCCGGCGCTCCTGGCGCAGGGCAGGTCACCCCACGACGCAGGATTCCGGGCGAGCCTGCTCAGCACGGTATGTGCCGAGAGCCTGGTGGTCGGACGGCGGGAGGGGGTGGACGGTTCTCGTCCGTTCTGCACCCCGGACGGTGTCGGCGCGGTGCTCTCGGTGATCGGCCCGCGGGATTCGGAGGGCAATGTCGTCGATCCGGACCGGGTCGTCAGTATCAACGAAAGTTGCTCGGTGGACCCGGCCCGACCCACCACGCCCTTCATTCGTGAGTATGAGGGAGTCTCAGTCGAATGCGCCGAGTTCGGGGCGGACTATTCGAACGGTCGATTGGTGCCGATCCGCGGTGACGCCCCGCGGCACCCGGCGGTTCCTGCTGATGCCGTCACCAGCAGTGGCAGCGGGCTCGATCCGCACATCTCGCCGCAGTACGCAGACCTGCAGGCCGCTCGGGTAGCTGCGGCACGCGGAATCGGTGTCGATCAGGTCGATCGGCTCATCGCGGACAATCGTCAGGGACGGACGCTGGGGTTCATCGGCGAGCCGCGCGTGAACGTCGTGGAGTTGAACATCGAACTCGACGCCGCGTATCCGGTTCCGCGATGA
- a CDS encoding SAM-dependent methyltransferase yields MNELAEWDIVTGVGITALGVAAGRAIETHREGGLVSDPYAEAFVEAAAPPVPLPTRLGAAEDLGIPWESMANYMGVRSRFFDDYFGAAGEVGIDQVVLLAAGLDVRAHRLDWRPGTTVYELDAPKVLAFKDGVLEDQKARPRADRRIVPVDLREEWTVPLQQKGFDDSRPSAWLAEGLLPFLPNAAKERLFRSVTELAAPRSRICVEHVDDVRGMLQEAQFHDMSTRFGIDMAALWPDEEDFGPAEWLGEHGWDVDVVRSAEVAERLGRSLENPGDDPMRSSVFITAVRR; encoded by the coding sequence ATGAATGAACTGGCGGAATGGGACATTGTCACCGGCGTGGGCATCACTGCGCTCGGTGTCGCGGCGGGCCGGGCGATCGAGACACATCGAGAGGGCGGGTTGGTCTCCGATCCGTACGCGGAGGCATTCGTCGAGGCTGCTGCGCCCCCGGTGCCGCTGCCGACCCGGCTCGGTGCGGCCGAGGATCTCGGGATCCCGTGGGAGTCGATGGCGAACTACATGGGTGTGCGGTCCCGGTTCTTCGACGACTACTTCGGCGCCGCAGGCGAGGTCGGCATCGATCAGGTAGTGCTGCTTGCGGCGGGCCTGGACGTGCGCGCCCACCGACTGGACTGGCGACCGGGTACCACCGTGTACGAACTCGATGCGCCGAAGGTCCTCGCCTTCAAGGACGGCGTGCTCGAGGATCAGAAGGCGCGGCCGCGGGCCGATCGCCGGATTGTTCCAGTCGATCTGCGTGAGGAATGGACGGTTCCCTTGCAGCAGAAGGGGTTCGACGATTCTCGTCCCTCCGCATGGCTCGCGGAGGGCTTGCTGCCATTCCTTCCGAACGCGGCCAAGGAACGCCTGTTCCGATCGGTCACCGAGTTGGCGGCGCCGCGAAGTCGGATCTGCGTCGAACACGTCGACGACGTCCGCGGCATGTTGCAGGAAGCGCAGTTTCACGACATGAGTACGCGATTCGGGATCGACATGGCAGCCCTCTGGCCGGACGAGGAGGATTTCGGGCCCGCGGAATGGCTCGGCGAGCACGGGTGGGACGTCGACGTCGTGCGCTCGGCGGAGGTGGCCGAGCGTCTCGGGCGCTCCCTCGAGAATCCCGGCGACGATCCGATGCGTTCGAGTGTGTTCATCACCGCCGTCCGACGGTGA
- the dapB gene encoding 4-hydroxy-tetrahydrodipicolinate reductase: protein MTSAAPIRVGVLGAKGKVGRAMCEAVEQADDLELVAGVDQGERIEHLVDQGAQVVIDFTHPDVVMGNLEFLIANGIHAVVGTTGFDDARLAKVQSWLDARPEVGVLIAPNFAIGAVLSMRFAAAAARFFDSVEVIELHHPNKADAPSGTAYRTAALIAEARAKAGRGPSPDATTAELEGARGADVDGVRVHSVRLAGLVAHQEVLLGTQGETLTIRHDSIDRNSFAPGVLLGVREIGTRPGLTVGIDPLLDL from the coding sequence GTGACTTCAGCAGCACCTATCAGGGTCGGAGTTCTCGGTGCGAAGGGCAAGGTCGGCCGTGCGATGTGCGAGGCCGTCGAGCAGGCCGACGACCTCGAACTGGTGGCCGGCGTCGACCAGGGCGAGCGGATCGAGCATCTGGTCGATCAGGGCGCGCAGGTCGTCATCGATTTCACCCACCCCGATGTCGTGATGGGCAACCTCGAGTTCCTGATCGCGAACGGGATCCACGCCGTCGTCGGCACCACCGGATTCGACGACGCGCGCCTCGCGAAGGTGCAGTCCTGGCTCGATGCGCGGCCGGAGGTCGGCGTGCTGATCGCCCCGAACTTCGCGATCGGCGCGGTGCTGTCGATGCGTTTCGCGGCCGCCGCGGCGCGATTCTTCGACTCGGTCGAGGTCATCGAGCTGCACCACCCGAACAAGGCGGACGCGCCGTCCGGCACCGCCTACCGGACCGCGGCGCTCATCGCCGAGGCCCGCGCGAAGGCTGGCCGCGGCCCGAGTCCTGACGCCACGACGGCCGAGCTCGAGGGTGCCCGCGGCGCCGACGTCGACGGAGTGCGAGTGCACTCGGTGCGTCTGGCCGGCCTCGTCGCGCACCAGGAGGTGCTGCTGGGGACACAGGGCGAGACGCTCACCATTCGGCACGATTCGATCGACCGGAACTCCTTCGCGCCCGGCGTGTTGCTCGGAGTTCGGGAGATCGGCACGCGTCCCGGTCTCACCGTCGGCATCGACCCGCTGCTCGACCTGTGA
- a CDS encoding flavodoxin family protein, producing MSEVPPEKAEKTLLVVHHTSSPATRELLEAVLAGAHDPEISGVTVRSVPALSATAVDVLAADGFLFGTSANFGYMSGALKHFFDTVYYPCLDAVAGRPYGLWVHGNNDTAGAVKSVQKIVTGMELVQSAQIVEITGPIDVQVRERCYELGATVAVTVAGET from the coding sequence ATGTCGGAAGTGCCGCCGGAGAAGGCCGAGAAAACACTGCTCGTCGTCCATCACACCTCGTCTCCGGCCACGCGTGAGTTACTCGAGGCGGTGCTCGCGGGTGCGCACGACCCCGAGATCTCCGGGGTGACGGTGCGGTCGGTACCGGCACTGAGTGCGACTGCGGTGGATGTACTTGCCGCGGACGGCTTTCTGTTCGGTACGTCCGCGAACTTCGGGTACATGTCGGGTGCGCTCAAACATTTCTTCGACACCGTCTACTACCCGTGCCTGGACGCCGTCGCCGGCCGCCCGTACGGGCTGTGGGTGCACGGCAACAACGACACCGCGGGTGCGGTGAAATCGGTCCAGAAGATCGTGACCGGAATGGAATTGGTCCAGTCGGCGCAGATCGTCGAGATCACCGGTCCGATCGACGTACAGGTGCGCGAGCGCTGCTACGAGCTCGGCGCGACGGTCGCGGTGACCGTTGCGGGCGAGACGTAA
- a CDS encoding SRPBCC family protein, with protein sequence MAVSGAKEFDVKAVPAEVMLAIAAVDRLPEWSSAHKKVVIESTHPDGRANRVRMTVSIMGITDEQVVDYSWNGDSSMSWTLVESTQQNSQDGAYTLIANGTGTRVKFELSIDPKIPLPGFLVKKAQKAAIETASKGLTQFVDGK encoded by the coding sequence ATGGCTGTATCCGGCGCCAAGGAATTCGATGTCAAGGCTGTACCGGCCGAAGTCATGCTGGCAATCGCCGCCGTGGACCGGCTCCCCGAATGGTCCTCCGCCCACAAGAAGGTCGTGATCGAGAGCACTCATCCCGACGGTCGTGCCAACCGCGTCCGGATGACCGTGTCGATCATGGGCATCACCGACGAGCAGGTGGTCGACTACTCCTGGAATGGCGACAGCAGCATGTCCTGGACTCTCGTCGAGAGCACACAGCAGAACAGCCAGGATGGCGCGTACACCCTGATCGCAAACGGCACGGGTACGCGGGTGAAGTTCGAATTGAGCATCGACCCGAAGATCCCGCTGCCCGGCTTCCTGGTGAAGAAGGCGCAGAAGGCCGCGATCGAGACCGCCAGCAAGGGCCTGACGCAGTTCGTCGACGGCAAATAG
- a CDS encoding toxin-antitoxin system HicB family antitoxin produces the protein MELTEYTARLRDDLAAAAALGGEDTQRIAHALAGAVERSAQLMLVSALSDFAREASEELGDRALHVQFDGTQATVEATRRRPTGDSTTGPGEYRTIEDVTGDISRVTLRLVDQIKARAEEAATEDGMSLNSWVSQAVQGALRDQMRKNRPDDA, from the coding sequence ATGGAACTGACCGAATACACGGCCCGATTGCGCGACGATCTCGCGGCGGCCGCCGCCCTCGGCGGCGAGGACACCCAGCGGATCGCGCACGCACTCGCGGGGGCGGTGGAACGTTCGGCACAGCTGATGCTCGTCTCGGCACTGTCCGACTTCGCCCGCGAGGCATCGGAGGAGTTGGGCGACCGCGCCCTGCACGTGCAGTTCGACGGCACCCAGGCGACCGTCGAGGCCACCCGGCGCCGCCCCACCGGCGACAGCACCACCGGCCCCGGCGAGTACCGCACGATCGAGGACGTCACCGGCGACATCAGTCGGGTCACGCTGCGTCTGGTCGACCAGATCAAGGCCCGCGCCGAGGAGGCGGCGACCGAGGACGGGATGTCCCTCAATTCGTGGGTCTCGCAAGCGGTTCAGGGCGCGCTGCGCGATCAGATGCGCAAGAACCGCCCCGACGACGCCTGA
- the thyX gene encoding FAD-dependent thymidylate synthase: MRHAVSLKVQLIAKTEFVPPVDVPWETDADGGEALAEFAGRACYQSWSKPNPRTATNAGYLRHLLEVGHLSVLEHGSVSFYISGISRSCTHELIRHRHFSYSQLSQRFVRENEANVVIPPAIAGDARLEALFEQATEASREAYSKLLAALEDKLTDVPNGPVRGKQARQAARSVLPNATETRVVVTGNYRAWRHFVAMRATEHADVEIRRVAVECLRQLQHAAPNVFGDFEILALADGSEVATSEFAGVD, translated from the coding sequence GTGCGGCATGCGGTGTCCTTGAAGGTCCAGCTGATCGCGAAGACGGAGTTCGTTCCGCCCGTCGACGTGCCGTGGGAGACCGACGCCGACGGTGGCGAGGCGCTGGCCGAGTTTGCCGGCCGCGCGTGCTACCAGAGCTGGTCCAAGCCCAACCCCCGCACCGCGACGAACGCCGGATATCTGCGGCACCTGCTCGAGGTGGGGCACCTGTCGGTCCTCGAGCACGGCAGCGTCAGCTTCTACATCAGCGGGATCTCCCGCTCGTGCACGCACGAGCTGATCCGGCACCGTCACTTCTCGTACTCGCAGCTCTCCCAGCGTTTCGTTCGCGAGAACGAGGCCAACGTCGTCATCCCTCCGGCGATCGCCGGCGACGCACGGCTCGAGGCGCTGTTCGAACAGGCGACCGAGGCCAGCCGGGAGGCGTACTCGAAGTTGCTCGCAGCGCTCGAGGACAAGCTCACGGACGTGCCCAACGGGCCGGTACGCGGCAAACAGGCGCGGCAGGCCGCGCGCTCGGTGCTGCCCAACGCCACCGAGACCCGTGTCGTGGTCACCGGGAATTACCGCGCGTGGCGGCATTTCGTCGCAATGCGGGCCACCGAGCACGCTGATGTGGAGATTCGCCGGGTGGCCGTAGAGTGCCTCCGCCAGCTGCAACACGCTGCGCCGAACGTTTTCGGGGACTTCGAGATCCTCGCGCTCGCCGACGGTTCCGAGGTCGCGACGAGCGAGTTCGCCGGCGTTGACTGA
- the dapA gene encoding 4-hydroxy-tetrahydrodipicolinate synthase, translating into MTYGDSAASVERPFGTVLTAMVTPFTKDGKLDVDAGVRLATHLVEAGCDGLVLAGTTGESPTTTENEKLELLRAVVEAVGDRAKIVAGAGSNDTAHSVELARDAARAGAHGLLVVTPYYSRPPQAGLYAHFTAVADATDLPVMLYDIPPRSVVPIETETIRRLADHPRILAVKDAKGDLNAGAELIGTTDLDFFSGDDPLNLPWMSVGAVGFVSVIGHLVPGRLRELHTAFLAGDIARAREINLSLVPVNRSVARLGGVSASKAGLRLLGMDVGEPRLPQIAPTAEQIETLAADLHAAGVLA; encoded by the coding sequence ATGACCTACGGTGATTCAGCTGCTTCCGTCGAGCGTCCGTTCGGCACCGTCCTCACTGCGATGGTGACCCCGTTCACCAAGGACGGAAAGCTGGACGTAGACGCCGGCGTGCGGCTGGCGACCCATCTCGTCGAGGCCGGCTGCGACGGTTTGGTTCTCGCCGGAACCACCGGAGAATCGCCCACCACCACCGAGAACGAGAAGCTCGAGCTGCTCCGCGCAGTCGTCGAGGCGGTGGGGGACCGGGCCAAGATCGTCGCCGGGGCGGGAAGCAACGACACCGCGCACAGCGTCGAGCTGGCCCGCGACGCCGCCCGCGCAGGCGCCCATGGACTCCTCGTCGTCACCCCGTACTACTCTCGCCCGCCGCAGGCGGGTCTTTACGCGCATTTCACCGCGGTGGCCGACGCCACCGATCTGCCGGTGATGCTCTACGACATTCCACCTCGCTCCGTGGTGCCGATCGAGACCGAGACGATCCGCCGCCTCGCGGACCACCCCCGGATCCTCGCAGTGAAGGACGCCAAGGGGGATCTCAACGCGGGCGCCGAACTCATCGGCACCACCGATCTGGACTTCTTCTCCGGAGACGATCCACTGAACCTTCCCTGGATGTCCGTCGGTGCGGTCGGCTTCGTCAGCGTGATCGGGCATCTCGTGCCCGGGCGTCTGCGCGAGCTGCACACGGCGTTCCTGGCAGGCGACATCGCCCGTGCCCGAGAGATCAACCTCAGTCTGGTGCCGGTCAACCGTTCCGTTGCTCGACTCGGCGGTGTCAGCGCGTCGAAGGCAGGACTACGCCTGCTCGGCATGGATGTCGGTGAACCGCGCCTGCCGCAGATCGCCCCCACCGCAGAGCAGATCGAAACTCTCGCAGCAGACTTGCACGCAGCGGGGGTGCTCGCATGA